A region of Halalkaliarchaeum desulfuricum DNA encodes the following proteins:
- a CDS encoding MaoC family dehydratase, which translates to MSGLYYEEFTVGETIEHGKRRTISEADNQRFCDMTMNQQPLHLDADFAADTQFGERLVNGIYTMALAVGLSIPDTTDGTIVANLSYDDVEHPAPVFHGDTIYAQSTVTDKRETSDGNRGVVTMHVEAFKVEDDGEDTLVCSFDRTVLSLKRDAEPT; encoded by the coding sequence ATGTCCGGGCTCTACTACGAGGAGTTCACGGTCGGGGAGACGATCGAACACGGGAAGCGACGGACCATAAGCGAAGCCGACAACCAGCGCTTTTGCGACATGACGATGAACCAGCAGCCGCTCCATCTCGACGCAGACTTCGCGGCGGACACCCAGTTCGGCGAGCGGCTCGTCAATGGTATTTATACGATGGCGCTCGCCGTCGGACTTTCGATCCCCGACACCACCGACGGGACGATCGTCGCGAACCTCTCGTACGACGATGTCGAGCATCCGGCGCCCGTCTTCCACGGCGACACGATCTACGCGCAGTCGACGGTCACGGACAAACGCGAGACCAGCGACGGGAACCGCGGCGTCGTGACGATGCACGTCGAGGCGTTCAAAGTCGAAGACGACGGCGAGGACACGCTGGTCTGTTCGTTCGACCGGACGGTGCTGTCGCTCAAAAGGGACGCCGAGCCCACGTAG
- the amrS gene encoding AmmeMemoRadiSam system radical SAM enzyme, whose protein sequence is MSPSTRGREVERYEPLEDDRVRCAVCPRRCVVPPGERGVCDVRQNDGGRFELLTYGRAVSTAIDPIEKKPLFHFAPGARVLSVAARGCNFECDFCQNYRIAIEHEDVPEQSFPPAELADAAEERSCEGIAYTYTEPTIFLEYALDTMRETGEDTCNVFVSNGYMTEETATQLATELDAINIDIKGHTEFYRKRCAVPDPAPIYDAAETLADAGVHVEITNLVIPDENDDPEVVRERMAWIREELGPGTPVHFSRFRPAYRMQDVPPTPIATLESLMDVAREEGLYHVYCGNVPGHESESTDCPDCGTCVIKRQGFEIRSYDLEDGGCPSCGRPIEVAGTEWSRGAESTGSRRRLRF, encoded by the coding sequence ATGTCCCCGAGCACCCGCGGACGCGAGGTCGAACGCTACGAACCGCTCGAGGACGACCGCGTCCGGTGTGCAGTCTGTCCCCGTCGCTGTGTCGTTCCGCCCGGCGAGCGTGGCGTCTGTGACGTCCGACAGAACGACGGCGGGCGGTTCGAGCTGCTCACGTACGGCAGGGCGGTCTCGACCGCGATCGACCCGATAGAAAAGAAGCCGCTGTTTCACTTCGCGCCGGGTGCCCGCGTGCTCTCGGTGGCCGCACGCGGCTGTAACTTCGAGTGCGACTTCTGTCAGAACTACCGGATCGCGATCGAACACGAGGACGTCCCCGAACAGTCGTTCCCGCCGGCCGAACTGGCTGACGCCGCCGAAGAGAGGTCGTGCGAAGGGATCGCATACACGTACACGGAGCCGACGATTTTCCTGGAGTACGCCCTCGATACGATGCGGGAGACAGGCGAGGACACGTGTAACGTGTTCGTCTCGAACGGTTACATGACAGAGGAGACCGCGACACAGCTTGCCACCGAGTTAGACGCGATCAACATCGACATCAAAGGCCACACCGAGTTCTACCGAAAGCGGTGTGCCGTTCCGGATCCGGCGCCGATCTACGACGCCGCGGAAACGCTCGCCGATGCGGGCGTCCACGTCGAGATCACGAACCTCGTGATACCCGACGAGAACGACGATCCCGAAGTCGTGCGGGAGAGAATGGCCTGGATACGGGAGGAACTCGGTCCGGGGACGCCGGTGCACTTCTCGCGGTTCCGCCCGGCCTACCGGATGCAGGACGTTCCGCCGACGCCGATAGCGACGCTGGAATCACTGATGGACGTGGCCCGCGAAGAGGGGCTGTATCACGTGTACTGTGGCAACGTCCCGGGACACGAATCCGAAAGCACCGACTGTCCGGACTGTGGAACCTGCGTGATCAAACGGCAGGGGTTCGAAATCCGATCGTACGATCTGGAGGACGGCGGCTGTCCGTCGTGCGGTCGGCCGATCGAGGTCGCCGGCACCGAATGGAGCCGAGGTGCAGAATCGACCGGAAGCAGGCGGCGGCTGCGGTTCTGA